The nucleotide sequence ACCCGCCCGCGAGGCGGCGATCCACGCCGCGATCGCCGCCGGCAAACACGTCTACACCGAGAAGCCGACGGCCGAGACCTTCGACGCGGCGCTGGGCCTGGCGCGCGCGGCGCAGACCGCCGGGATCCGGAACGGCGTGGTGCAGGACAAACTGTTCCTCCCGGGCCTGCTGAAGCTGCGGCGCCTGATCGACGGCGGGTTCTTCGGGCGGATCCTGTCGGTGCGCGGCGAGTTCGGCTACTGGGTCTTCGAGGGCAACTGGCAGCCCGCGCAGCGCCCGAGCTGGAACTACCGCACGCAGGACGGCGGCGGCATCGTCGTCGACATGTTCTGCCACTGGTCGTATGTGCTGGAGAACCTGTTCGGCCGCGTGGAAGCCGTCACCGCGAAGGCGGTCACGCACGTCCCGACCCGCTGGGACGAGAGCGGCGAGGAGTACCAGGCCACCGCCGACGATGCGGCGTACGGCATCTTCGAACTCGAAGGCGGGGTCATCGCGCAGATCAACTCCTCGTGGGCGGTGCGCGTCCACCGCGACGAACTGGTGGAGTTCCAGGTCGACGGCACCGAGGGCAGCGCCGTCGCCGGGCTGCGCAACTGCCGCGTCCAGCACCGCTCGGCCACCCCAACCCCGGTGTGGAACCCCGACCTCCCGGTGACCGAGCCCTTCCGCGACCAGTGGCAGGAAGTCCCCGACAACACCGGCGACGCCGGATTCGACAACGGATTCAAGGTTCAGTGGGAGAAGTTCGTCCGGCATGTCGTCGCCGACGAGCTGTTCCCCTACGACTTCTTCGCCGGCGCCCGGGGCGTGCTCCTCGCCGAGAGCGGACTGACCTCCTCAGCTGAAGGCCGCCGCGTCGAACTGCCGAAGACCGAGGCGGCCAAGGCATGAATACGCGCATCCTGCTTCCCGCAGCCGACGGCGCGTTGGAGCCGTACCGGCCGACCGGCCGCTACCTCGGTGCGGCTCCGGGCGGCCCGGCGTTCGCCACCCGCACCGCCTACGCCGCCGCCCACGTTGTCGCCGACCGGTTCGCCGCACACGTCCCCGGACAGCCCGCCCAGGTCGACTGGGACGCCACCCTCGGCTACCGCCGCCACCTGTGGTCCCACGGGTTCGCGGTCGCCGACGCCATGGACACCGCCCAACGCAACATGGGCCTGGACTGGAAGGCCACCGAGGAACTGATCCGCCGCAGCGCCGCCGACGCGGCCACGGTCGGGGAGCCATACCAGTTGCTCGCCTGCGGGGCCGGGACGGACCACCGCGAACCGAGCCTCAGCGTGGTTCAGATCATCGAGGCGTACAGCGAGCAGCTCGCGGTGGTCGAGGACACCGGCGCCAAGGCCGTGCTCATGGCTTCCCGCCAACTCGCCGCCGTGGCGTCCGGCCCGGACGACTACCACCGCGTCTACGGCACCTTGCTCGCCCACGTACGGCGGCCGGTGATCCTCCACTGGCTCGGTGACGTCTTCGCCCCTGCGCTCGCGGGCTATTGGGGCAGCACCGACATCACCCGGGCGACCGAAACCGCTCTGGACATCATCCGTGCCCACTCCGACCACGTCGACGGCATCAAAATCTCCCTCCTCGACCGCGCCCACGAAGTACGTCTGCGCGCCGAACTCCCACCCGGTGTAAGGCTCTACACCGGCGACGACTTCCACTACCCCGAACTGATCCGCGGCGAGGGCGAACACTTCAGCCACGCCCTGCTCGGCATCTTCGACACCATCGCCCCCGTCGCCGCAGGCGCGCTCCGCGCCCTCGACGCCGGCGACCTCGCCACCTACGACGCCCTGCTCGCCCCCACCGTGCCACTGTCCCGGCACCTGTTCAGCGCGCCGACCTACCACTACAAGACCGGCATCGTGTTCCTCGCCTGGCTGGCCGGACTCCAGGACGGCTTCACCATGGTCAACGGCGCACATTCGGCACGCTCCCTTCCCCACCTGACCGAGGCCTACCGCCTCGCCGACGCGGCGGGGCTTCTGCCCGACCCCGACCTGGCGCTGGCGCGGATGCGGGCACTGCTGACCGTGGCCGGCGTGCACGGATGAGGACGCCGAATGGGGCTGCCGAACCCGCACCAGGGCATCCCAGCCGCTCCGTCGCGGTTCGCAGCCGCGCGTCCCGCCCTCCCACGGCGCCAACAGGTCTGACAACCCCCACTCCAGAACGGAACTCTGCGCCATGCGCGTGTTGTTCGCCCCGGACGCCTTCAAGGGGACAATTGACGCCGCCGACGCGGCGCAGGCCCTGGCCGACGGTTGGCTCGATGTCCGGCCCGGCGACGAGACAGTCATCCTGCCGCTTGCCGACGGGGGCGAAGGCACCCTCGACGCGGTCGCGCGTGGCGTTCCCGACGCTGTCCGCAGACCGATCGCCGGTGTCTCGGAACCGGACGGCCGTGCCGTCGACAGCTCATGGCTGCTCCTGCCCGACGGGACGGCCTTGGTCGAACTCGCCTCCGTCAGCGGGCTGCCGCTGCTCGACGCCCCGGACCCGCTCGGCGCCCACACCGCTGGACTCGGCACGGTCATCGCCGACGCCCTCCACACCGGAGCCACCGCGGCCAGGCAGCTGTCGTCGGTGATCGCCCGCTACAGCAAGGTCGACCTTCTGTGCCTGGACGAGTTCGGCTACGCGAACCCGGACAAGAAGGGCTCCAAACTGCTGTTCCGGATCTTCACCGAACGCGAGGAAGCAAAGCCACCGCCGTCGCCACCAACTCCCCGTTCGCCGAATGGGACAAGACCTTCGGCGACCGTCGGCTCTGCGCGGCCATCGCCGACCGCCTCACCTTCCGCGCCACCCTGATCCAGACCGGCGCCGAGTCCTACCGACTCCAGGCCACCTGCGACGAACGCGAAAACCGCTGACAGCAGGCACCCATATGAACCCGGAAGCGAAACATACCAAGCAGGGATAAGACCCCTATTGTCGGAGGGTTTAGCGGAGCCCGGGTGCTTGCGCGATATGGCTGGCTAGAGCACCCATACGAGCACCATCCCGTAAGCCAAACTGGAGGCACCCCACCGAGGAGCGATGATGACCCCGGCGACACCGACGTCGTTTCGTGCCCGTCTGATACGACAGCCCTTGCTCGGAGCGTTGGTCTACCTCGCGCCGGTCTTTTTGTGCATGCCGTGCGTGTGGTCGGGCTACGACCCCGTGACGTCCGAGGGAGACACCTCAGTCTTCGACTCCTTCTTCGTTTTGGCGTTTTTTGTATGCCTCTTCGTGACCTTGCCGACCAACTTGATCATCTATGGGCTGTTGCACGCGTGCCACGTCAAGTTGACCAGAAACGCAGACATCATCCCCGTGGCAGCACTGATCAACTGGGTGGTGTTCTACCTCCCCCGGTGGTGGCCAAAGTTGGCAACAGCGCTCTGCCGGACGTCCCGTCGACGTAGCTAGGAGCTGTACGAAGGATCTTGTGACTGTCAGTTCGTCGGCTCGTTGTCCTGGGTATGGGGCGTGGGGATCTGACGGATCGTGAGTGGCGGTTGCTGAAGCCGTTGTTGCCGGTTGGCACCGGCCGCGGGGGTCGGTGGGCGGACCACCGGCGGGTGATCGGCGGGGTGTTCTTCCGGGATCGAACCGGGGTGGTGTGGCGCGATCTGCCTGAGCGATTCGGACCGTGGAGCACCGTGTACGAGCGCCACCGCCGCTGGTCGGCCGACGGCACCTGGGAACGGATCCTGACCGCGCTGCCACGCGCGGCCGACGCCCCGAAGGCGGACCCGGCCGCGCCGGAGACAGCGGTGGCCGCGATCGCGTGGGGCGTGGCGGTCGACTCCACGATCGTGCGCGCCCACCAGCACGCCGCCGACGCCCGCAAGAGCCGGCCCCGGCGGCCGCACGGCGAAAAAGGGGCGTCGTCGGCGACGTGCCCGGCGAGGCGCTCGGCCGGTCCCGCGGCGGGCTGACCACCAGGCTCCACCTCGCCGCCGAGGGTCTTGCCCGTCCACTCGCCCGGTCCTGACCGGCGGCCGGGAAGGCGACGCACCGCAGTTCCCGCACGTCATGGCCCGCATCGCGGTGCCGCGCCGAGGGCCCGGCCACCCGGCCCGACACGGTGACCGCGGACGCCGCCTACTCCTCCCGCGCGATCCGCAACCACCTGCGACAGCGCGGCATCCGCCACACCATCCCCGAACCGGCCGACCAGCACGGCCACCGCCTGGCGAAGGGCTCGTCCGGCGGGCGCCAGCATCCGCTACCGGGCGGCCGGTTCCCACGAACCCCCGCGCTGGTTATGACCGGCCCTTCAGCTTCTCCCGTACGGCATGCCGCTGGTTGTCGCTGCCGACGTTGCGCTCCATCGCCGACCGTTCGGCGCGGAAGCCCTCCCTCATGCCGCCTTCGAGGCTGTGGTTGAGCAGCCGCTTGGCGTCCCGTACCGCGTCGGGGTTGCGGGCGGCGATCGACGCCGCGAGTGCCAGGGCCTCGTCGCGCGGGGCGTCGCACACCCGGGTGGCGAGTCCGAGGCGCACTGCCTCTTCGCCGGTCACCCGGCGGGCACTGAAGGTGAGGTCCTTGGCGACGTCGAGGCCGACCAGGCGGGGCAGAACCTGCGTCCCCGTCATGTCCTGGGTCAGGCCCCATTCGAGTTCCAGCACCCCCAGCCGGGCGTCGGGGGCGACCAGCCGGATGTCCGCGCCGAGTGCCAATTGGAGCCCGCCGCCGAGGGCGTGGCCTTGGATCGCCGCGATGACGGGCACGTCCAGCACCTGCCAGACCCACACGGCTTTCTGCCCGCGCCCGAGGACCAGGCCAGGTACGCCGAAGTCGCCGTCGCCCGTGTCCGGTGCGTCGTCGTCGGCGGGTTGCTGGCTCTCTTCTCGCCGCGCCACCTCGTGCGGACGCCACGGGCGCCCGTCCGCCTGCGCTTGGAACGCCGATACGTCCAGGCCCGCGCAGAAGGAGCGCCCGGTTCCGGAGAGGACGACCGCGCGGACGCCGGGGTCGTCGCGGAGGCGTTCACCCGTGGCGATGAGTTCCGCGAACATTCCGTCGTCGAGTGCGTTCAGGCGTTCGGGGCGATTGAGCCGGACATCGGCGACGCCGTCGACCACATCGCACAGCACGTGCGCCGCCGGCGTCGGCGTGCATTCCCCAGGGTTGTTCATCCCACGACCCCTTCAGAGCGGAGCGTGCTGATCTCCTGGCCGCTGAACCCCGCCGCATCGAGTACGGCGTCGGTGTCCGCGCCCGGCCGCCGCGGAGGAAGGGTCACGTTGCCGGGAGTTCGGTCGAACCGGGGGGCGGGGGCCGGCTGAACGGCTCCCGCGTGTTCGATGAACGTCTTCCGCGCTTTGCTGTGCGGGTGGTCCACTGCCTCGGTCAGCGACAACACGGGTGCGACGCAGGCGTCGGTGCCGTCGAAATGCCGCTCCCAATCGTCCCGGGTCCGGCCGCGGAAGATGTCGGCGAAGAGCTTCTTCATCTCCGGCCAGCGGTCGCTGTCGTTTTGGTGCGGCAGCCGTGCACGGTCCAGGCCGAGCCCTTCGAGCAGCGCCGCGTAGAACGGGGGTTCGACCGCCGCGACGGCCACGTGCCCGCCATCGGCGGTGTCGTACACGTTGTAGTAGTGCGAACCGCCGTCCGAGAAGTTGCTGCCCGGGGCGTCCGTCCAGCGGCCCTCGGCCATCATGCTGCGCAGCATGACGGTGAACGCGGTGACCCCGTCGATCATGGCGGCGTCGACGACTTGCCCTCGTCCCGAGCCGCGCGCCTCCAGGACACCGCTGACGACGCCGAACGCGAGCATCAGTCCGCCGCCGCCCAGGTCCGCCACCATGCCCGCGGGGGGTGTGACCGGTGTGGTTCCCGGTCGGGCGAAGTTGCTCAGTGTGCCGGACAGGGCCAGGTAGGTGAGATCGTGGCCGGCGGTGTGGGCGAGGGGGCCGCTCTGTCCCCAGCCGGTCATGCGGCCGAACACCAGCCGGGGATTGCGCTCAAGGCATGTGTCCGGGCCCAGACCCAGCCGCTCCATGGTGCCCGGCCGGAAGCCCTCGAGGAGCGCGTCGCAATTCTCGGCCAAGCGCAGGATGACCTCGCGCCCGCGGGGATTCTTGATGTCCACCGCGACCGAACGCCTGCCGCGGTTCATGATGTAGCCGGATCCCCGGGTCGCACCGGCCCTGTCCGCGCGGTCGACCCGGATGACCTCCGCGCCCAGGTCGGACAGCATCATGGCCGCGAAGGGCACCGGGCCCAGCCCCGCCAACTCCAGTACGCGCACGCCTGCCAGTGGACCCATGTCGTCCCTCACCCAAGTCGTGGTACTCGGTGGTTTATCCGTGACCGCATGACCGTGGTGCGCCGGCGTCCCTTTCGGGCCGTCGGCGCACCGGTTTCCGCGGGTTCTGCTTTCTGCTCAGTCGTCGTCGCGGCCGGGCGTCAAGCCCTGCCGCCGTTTCCGAGTTCGTGGACGACGTCGTCCCAGACGCGGGTGTCGATGTCGTAGGCGGTGTAGAAGGAGACGCGGTCGACGAGTCCGTCGAAGCGGTCGCGGATGCTCGCGGCCATGTGCTGTGGTTCGGCGACGACGGCGAACGCGTTGAGTACCTGGTCGTCGACGAGGTTGCCCATGGCCTGCCATTTGTCGTCGCGGGAGGATTTCGACAGGGTGTTGAGTTCGTCGCCGAGTTCTCCCCAGCCGTGGAGTTCCAGCACGGGGCGGTAGGAGGGGGTGCTGCCGTAGAACGCGATCTGGCGTTTGGTGCCGTCGACGGCCCGGGCCATCTCCTCCTCGTTGCGCCCGGTGGTCACCAGGGGCATGTGGCTGAGGATGAAGTCCTCGCGTTTGCGGTCGGAGGTGTGCAGGCCGCGCTCCAGGATGGGCAGGGTGACCTCGCGCATGTAGCGTTCGGTGGTGAAGGCGTGGGCGAGCAGGCCGTCGGCGACCTCGCCGGCGGCCTCGGTCATGGCTTCGCCGACGGCGGCGATCAGGACCTTGGGGGCGCCGCCGGGTGCGGGGGGTGGGGAGAAGAACGGTGCCATGAGGGTGTGGGTGTAGAAGTCGCCGCGGAAGTCGAGCTTGGTGTCGTCGTTCCAGGCGGACCAGATCGCGCGGAGCGCGGAGACGTATTCGCGCATGCGGGCGGCGGGGCGGCTCCAGGGCATCGAGAAGCGGCGTTCGATGTGCGGTTTGACCTGGCTGCCCAGCCCGAGCATGAACCGGCCGCCCGAGTAGGTCTGGAGGTCGTGCGCGGTGTACGCGAGCTGCATGGGGGAGCGGGCGAACGCCACCGCGATGGCGGTGCCGACCTCCAGCGTCTCGGTGTGCTCCGCCGCGAGGAGCAGCGGCAGGAAGGGGTCGTGCTTCGATTCGGAGGACCACAGGCCGTCGTATCCCGCGGTTTCGTGGTGTTGCGCCGCGCTGATCACCGAGGGGGTGCCCGAGACGCTGAGCTTGCCGTCGACCTTCATCCGCTCCTCCAGTCCGCGCGAGGCGGTGTACACCCTGGGCCGCGCGATCGCCGTCTGATACAGAAGAATAAGATAACTAATTTAATCATAGCGAAATGCCGGACTGGCCGAGGGCAGTGGGCGGGCCGTGATCGCCGGTGAGATGGTGTGGCAGGCGGCACGCCTGTGCCCCCGGACCAGCTTGAGTTTCGGGGGCACAGGCGTTCGGGGCGCCCGCAGGGGCGCCTGCCGTCGAGTCCTTGCCGGGCGGTCAGCCGAAGAGCACGCGCGGATCAGTGCTCCCGCACGGACAGGCGCCGGACAGCACTCGGCCCTGGTCCTCCAGCTCCACCTCGCCCCAACCGGAGGCGGCTCTGGCAGCCGCGGGCGCGACGACCAGCCGGTGGTCCCGCACCGAGACCTGCCACTCTTCCGCGTTGACGTGGGCGCCGTGACGCTGGAGGCACTCGACGGCGAGCGCCGGGCCCAGCGGGGCCAGCACACCCGCCGGAACTCCCGCCGCGCGCAGGGTACGCGCGGCCTGCGGACGGGCCCAGACAACGGGGGTGTCCTGGAACATCTCGCTTGGCATGCGGTGATCGCCGAGTCTCTCCACCGTTCCCGAGCTGAGCCCCAGAACGGCGTACAGGTCCAGCTCGCGGTGGAAGACCATGGTGCGGGCGTGGTCCCACCCCATCGCGTCCGCTGTTCCGTAGACCACTCCCAGGGCACGCAGAGCCTCGATGACGGGCCGGATCCATGCTCCCTCGAAGCCGGAGAAG is from Yinghuangia sp. ASG 101 and encodes:
- a CDS encoding Gfo/Idh/MocA family protein — its product is MTTQTLGVVMNGVTGRMGYRQHLVRSVLAIRDQGGVVLPDGSRVHLKPVLVGRDAGKLRAMADMHGVSSWTTDLDTALSDAGNSIYFDAQVTPAREAAIHAAIAAGKHVYTEKPTAETFDAALGLARAAQTAGIRNGVVQDKLFLPGLLKLRRLIDGGFFGRILSVRGEFGYWVFEGNWQPAQRPSWNYRTQDGGGIVVDMFCHWSYVLENLFGRVEAVTAKAVTHVPTRWDESGEEYQATADDAAYGIFELEGGVIAQINSSWAVRVHRDELVEFQVDGTEGSAVAGLRNCRVQHRSATPTPVWNPDLPVTEPFRDQWQEVPDNTGDAGFDNGFKVQWEKFVRHVVADELFPYDFFAGARGVLLAESGLTSSAEGRRVELPKTEAAKA
- a CDS encoding dihydrodipicolinate synthase family protein, translating into MNTRILLPAADGALEPYRPTGRYLGAAPGGPAFATRTAYAAAHVVADRFAAHVPGQPAQVDWDATLGYRRHLWSHGFAVADAMDTAQRNMGLDWKATEELIRRSAADAATVGEPYQLLACGAGTDHREPSLSVVQIIEAYSEQLAVVEDTGAKAVLMASRQLAAVASGPDDYHRVYGTLLAHVRRPVILHWLGDVFAPALAGYWGSTDITRATETALDIIRAHSDHVDGIKISLLDRAHEVRLRAELPPGVRLYTGDDFHYPELIRGEGEHFSHALLGIFDTIAPVAAGALRALDAGDLATYDALLAPTVPLSRHLFSAPTYHYKTGIVFLAWLAGLQDGFTMVNGAHSARSLPHLTEAYRLADAAGLLPDPDLALARMRALLTVAGVHG
- a CDS encoding ATP-binding protein, with the translated sequence MPGRVRLREPGQEGLQTAVPDLHRTRGSKATAVATNSPFAEWDKTFGDRRLCAAIADRLTFRATLIQTGAESYRLQATCDERENR
- a CDS encoding enoyl-CoA hydratase-related protein, whose amino-acid sequence is MNNPGECTPTPAAHVLCDVVDGVADVRLNRPERLNALDDGMFAELIATGERLRDDPGVRAVVLSGTGRSFCAGLDVSAFQAQADGRPWRPHEVARREESQQPADDDAPDTGDGDFGVPGLVLGRGQKAVWVWQVLDVPVIAAIQGHALGGGLQLALGADIRLVAPDARLGVLELEWGLTQDMTGTQVLPRLVGLDVAKDLTFSARRVTGEEAVRLGLATRVCDAPRDEALALAASIAARNPDAVRDAKRLLNHSLEGGMREGFRAERSAMERNVGSDNQRHAVREKLKGRS
- a CDS encoding CaiB/BaiF CoA transferase family protein, whose translation is MGPLAGVRVLELAGLGPVPFAAMMLSDLGAEVIRVDRADRAGATRGSGYIMNRGRRSVAVDIKNPRGREVILRLAENCDALLEGFRPGTMERLGLGPDTCLERNPRLVFGRMTGWGQSGPLAHTAGHDLTYLALSGTLSNFARPGTTPVTPPAGMVADLGGGGLMLAFGVVSGVLEARGSGRGQVVDAAMIDGVTAFTVMLRSMMAEGRWTDAPGSNFSDGGSHYYNVYDTADGGHVAVAAVEPPFYAALLEGLGLDRARLPHQNDSDRWPEMKKLFADIFRGRTRDDWERHFDGTDACVAPVLSLTEAVDHPHSKARKTFIEHAGAVQPAPAPRFDRTPGNVTLPPRRPGADTDAVLDAAGFSGQEISTLRSEGVVG
- a CDS encoding TIGR03617 family F420-dependent LLM class oxidoreductase, which encodes MKVDGKLSVSGTPSVISAAQHHETAGYDGLWSSESKHDPFLPLLLAAEHTETLEVGTAIAVAFARSPMQLAYTAHDLQTYSGGRFMLGLGSQVKPHIERRFSMPWSRPAARMREYVSALRAIWSAWNDDTKLDFRGDFYTHTLMAPFFSPPPAPGGAPKVLIAAVGEAMTEAAGEVADGLLAHAFTTERYMREVTLPILERGLHTSDRKREDFILSHMPLVTTGRNEEEMARAVDGTKRQIAFYGSTPSYRPVLELHGWGELGDELNTLSKSSRDDKWQAMGNLVDDQVLNAFAVVAEPQHMAASIRDRFDGLVDRVSFYTAYDIDTRVWDDVVHELGNGGRA